One region of Bacillus zhangzhouensis genomic DNA includes:
- a CDS encoding NgoFVII family restriction endonuclease yields MKLLYSNILPLGTSEGQQTIINCFNEQIAKSDRVEIAVGYISRAALEELDNLVEEHNISSICLTIGMYFIEGMPEGSYNTVLEINKKWIETGIGEIKIVKAFKYHGKVYCFYKDGQPVSAIIGSANLGVIKLDANNRRQYEISSVTDDATECKEIAEFLERLKAQNCSDNIANITGMPIVREVNTSLSGIDTVTQIPQTGVQLYEQHKTDVSFVLPLKVPAYDERHMDDGKHFTKSNINVSYAAPRSKRKSRDWYETQLTVSKAITRSEGYPEKNKPFFVVTDDGYWFKAHTTSDGNKQFSAVGDELILGRWIKGRLAAAGLVTPVNDTQADTDRKGMITKEMLQAYGCDSLVLSKTDQKALDEDGTELDVWVLSFETITNE; encoded by the coding sequence ATGAAACTGTTATATTCAAACATCCTTCCTCTTGGAACATCAGAGGGTCAACAAACAATTATAAATTGTTTTAACGAGCAGATCGCAAAATCAGACCGTGTTGAAATCGCGGTTGGGTATATTTCTCGTGCCGCCTTGGAAGAACTTGACAATCTAGTCGAAGAGCATAATATATCAAGTATATGCCTTACCATTGGAATGTACTTCATCGAAGGAATGCCAGAAGGATCATATAATACTGTTTTAGAAATCAACAAAAAATGGATAGAGACTGGTATAGGTGAAATTAAGATCGTAAAAGCATTCAAATATCATGGAAAAGTATACTGCTTTTATAAAGATGGGCAACCTGTTTCTGCTATTATTGGTTCCGCAAACTTAGGTGTAATCAAATTAGATGCTAATAACCGTAGGCAATATGAAATCTCATCGGTTACTGATGATGCTACTGAATGTAAAGAAATTGCTGAATTTTTAGAGAGGTTAAAGGCTCAGAACTGCTCTGATAATATTGCTAACATTACAGGAATGCCAATAGTCAGGGAAGTTAACACATCACTTAGTGGCATTGATACGGTAACACAGATTCCCCAAACTGGTGTACAGCTTTATGAACAGCATAAAACAGATGTTTCTTTTGTACTGCCATTAAAAGTTCCTGCTTACGATGAGCGACACATGGATGATGGTAAGCATTTCACAAAGTCAAATATAAATGTTAGCTATGCCGCACCACGAAGTAAAAGGAAATCCCGTGATTGGTACGAAACTCAATTGACTGTTAGCAAAGCGATAACTCGTTCAGAAGGTTACCCTGAAAAAAACAAGCCTTTTTTTGTTGTTACCGATGATGGCTATTGGTTTAAAGCTCATACCACAAGCGATGGCAATAAACAATTCAGTGCTGTTGGCGATGAACTCATTCTTGGTCGTTGGATTAAAGGTAGACTTGCAGCAGCAGGTTTAGTAACACCAGTTAATGACACCCAAGCTGATACTGATCGTAAGGGAATGATTACGAAAGAAATGTTACAAGCATACGGTTGCGATAGCCTTGTACTTTCAAAAACAGATCAGAAAGCATTGGACGAAGATGGCACCGAGCTTGATGTGTGGGTTTTATCGTTTGAAACAATTACTAACGAATGA
- a CDS encoding Z1 domain-containing protein → MQYLKTYLQKIKERGNEKLAESISKKAEDIGNQHIRNFSFISHEIGLLFGNVQSGKTGQMFGVMCKAADLGFPAFILLTTDNVVLQQQTLDRVRDDLDGFCICGENDSGLFIENSLVKPAIVVLKKNARVLRLWANVFNSTGFMKGNPLFIVDDEADAASLNTLINRNSQSSINRYLGSIKNGASSSLYLQVTGTPQAILLQTLASGWHPYFTYYFYPGDGYLGGDFFFPTSGKPECIDFLETIKQPTRSVVIRHLAVSAQILSSKGKVSNCLLHPSVRQNVHQRFADDVAKELDWCMEHINTEFITELQTHYNSLEPNKSEKLSFEVIYKTTKDLLENKGIKILVMNGKTDVESPDYATGCNFIVGGNTLGRGVTFPGLQTIYYTRTSKNPQADTMWQHSRMFGYDRDSGMMKIFIDEQLYKLFTDINATNNAIIAQVEQGIENIKIYYPVGLNPTRRNVIDNKRVNILSGGTNYYPFYPDNNTIDDITKLLEPFSDDDPYYQVNLRLIKKILSHIIASPDFKLDVFLSVIDTLLSEQPAGQGILIVRRGRDVAQGTGALLSPNDWKLGGTFHDKVVLTVYQVTGTKGWGGKALWVPNIKLPHDTMYYDVSEDDIEEEA, encoded by the coding sequence ATGCAGTATTTAAAAACATACCTTCAAAAAATAAAAGAGCGAGGTAACGAAAAATTAGCTGAGTCCATTTCCAAAAAAGCTGAAGATATTGGTAATCAACATATTCGTAATTTTTCATTTATAAGTCATGAGATTGGTTTGTTGTTTGGTAATGTGCAATCTGGAAAAACCGGTCAAATGTTTGGTGTTATGTGCAAAGCTGCAGATTTAGGTTTTCCCGCATTCATCTTACTCACAACAGACAATGTTGTCTTGCAACAACAAACCTTAGATCGAGTTAGAGACGACTTAGACGGCTTCTGTATTTGTGGCGAAAACGACTCAGGCTTATTTATTGAAAATAGCCTTGTTAAGCCAGCCATTGTCGTTCTAAAGAAAAATGCAAGAGTACTAAGATTGTGGGCAAATGTATTTAATTCTACAGGCTTTATGAAGGGAAATCCTCTATTCATTGTTGACGATGAGGCAGATGCTGCTTCCTTAAATACTCTAATAAACCGCAATAGTCAGTCATCAATTAATAGATATCTGGGTTCTATAAAAAATGGAGCATCAAGTAGCTTATACCTACAGGTTACAGGTACGCCTCAAGCAATCTTATTACAGACCCTTGCGTCTGGTTGGCATCCATATTTTACATACTACTTCTATCCAGGGGATGGCTATTTAGGTGGAGACTTTTTCTTTCCAACAAGCGGTAAACCTGAATGCATTGATTTTCTTGAAACAATCAAACAACCGACACGAAGTGTTGTTATACGCCATCTTGCAGTATCTGCTCAGATTTTGTCATCAAAAGGAAAAGTGTCAAATTGTCTTTTACATCCAAGTGTACGACAAAATGTCCACCAGCGTTTTGCTGACGATGTCGCAAAGGAACTAGATTGGTGTATGGAGCATATCAATACCGAATTCATCACAGAACTACAAACCCACTATAATTCTTTAGAACCCAACAAAAGTGAGAAGCTTTCTTTTGAAGTTATCTATAAAACTACTAAGGATTTGTTGGAAAACAAAGGTATAAAAATTCTTGTTATGAATGGAAAAACAGATGTTGAGAGTCCAGATTATGCAACAGGCTGTAATTTTATCGTAGGCGGAAACACTCTAGGCCGAGGCGTAACTTTTCCAGGGCTACAGACAATTTATTATACAAGAACCAGCAAAAACCCCCAGGCTGATACTATGTGGCAACATAGTAGGATGTTTGGTTATGACAGAGACTCTGGCATGATGAAGATATTTATAGATGAACAACTCTATAAATTATTTACGGACATTAACGCTACTAATAATGCCATTATCGCACAAGTAGAGCAAGGAATTGAAAACATAAAAATTTATTATCCAGTTGGATTGAATCCAACTCGAAGGAATGTTATTGATAACAAACGAGTCAATATCCTTTCAGGTGGAACGAACTATTATCCGTTCTATCCGGATAATAACACCATAGATGATATAACAAAACTATTGGAGCCTTTTTCCGATGATGATCCTTATTACCAGGTAAATTTGAGGTTAATTAAGAAAATATTATCCCACATTATTGCCAGCCCGGATTTCAAGTTAGATGTATTCCTTTCTGTCATCGATACACTTCTTTCAGAACAACCAGCTGGACAGGGGATTTTGATTGTCAGAAGAGGAAGAGATGTTGCACAAGGGACAGGAGCCTTGTTGTCTCCGAACGACTGGAAACTAGGTGGCACTTTCCATGACAAAGTAGTTTTGACCGTGTATCAAGTAACTGGTACTAAGGGATGGGGTGGAAAAGCTCTCTGGGTGCCAAATATTAAACTTCCTCATGATACAATGTATTATGATGTGTCTGAGGATGATATAGAAGAAGAAGCATAG
- a CDS encoding helix-turn-helix transcriptional regulator, whose amino-acid sequence MSISYKKLWKLLIDRDMKKKDLREVAGISTASMAKLGKNENVNTDILIKVCKALNCDISDIMEIEKTTETPSKTKE is encoded by the coding sequence ATGTCCATAAGTTATAAAAAGCTATGGAAACTTCTTATTGATAGAGATATGAAAAAAAAGGATTTAAGAGAAGTAGCTGGTATTAGTACAGCTTCAATGGCTAAGCTTGGCAAAAATGAAAATGTTAATACTGACATTTTAATAAAAGTATGTAAGGCGCTTAACTGCGATATTTCAGATATTATGGAGATTGAAAAAACTACAGAAACCCCATCAAAAACAAAGGAGTGA
- a CDS encoding zinc ribbon domain-containing protein, which translates to MEAILNQRAKEKGIENRNSKYLNRYSFSGKIICSECGSTFKRRIHSSGRRKYIAWCCSKHISQIMECSMRSYEMKI; encoded by the coding sequence GTGGAAGCTATTCTCAATCAGAGAGCAAAGGAAAAAGGAATTGAAAATCGCAATAGTAAATATCTAAACCGATATTCTTTTTCAGGTAAGATTATTTGCTCGGAATGTGGCAGTACCTTCAAAAGACGGATTCATTCATCTGGTAGAAGAAAGTACATTGCTTGGTGCTGTAGTAAGCATATAAGCCAAATAATGGAATGTTCAATGCGTTCATACGAGATGAAGATATAA